Proteins encoded in a region of the Triplophysa dalaica isolate WHDGS20190420 chromosome 10, ASM1584641v1, whole genome shotgun sequence genome:
- the atp8b3 gene encoding phospholipid-transporting ATPase IC has translation MVLTSKTEKGVCWEVQANNQTFHKSLRRRSILCVRWGRYADNVVRSYKYTPLTFLPLNLYEQFQRAANLFFLLIVILQCIPMIATIPWYTTMLPLLFVLVVRGCKDLATDVGRRRSDLQINKRPCDVLTPEGFRTVKWKDVCAGDILRVHKNQVIPADLLLLCSTEPHSLCYVETADIDGETNLKFRQALTMTHTELKADQAEKDLAAFNGVVWCEEPNGNLHSFKGELHWKGERHLLDVDNLLLRGTVLRNTDTAYGLALYTGMASSDSKILQNCGHLILKKTQVEMLLNKTVLVILIFMLTVALLLAIGAGIFELQVAPQLDVLVALQRGSSAAYLGFLNFWGYIILLSPSMPMSLYITFEVIHVVHCLLIGWDLEMYWEDNDSPAQARTSTLNEELGQVGHLLSDKTGTLTQNRLLFRQCYINGKIYGDMSQECKPLDLSWNRFSCGGFKFSDQRLVEKLRGRSSPECQEFFTALALCHTVMSEWKDGLPQYQAASPDEDALVCAARELGWVFLSRTRETLTISDLGTTRNYQLLAILDFTSKRRRMSVLVREPGGELKLYCKGADIVILERLQKDRPLQEDTESALDLFAQNCLRTLCVAVRVVPESLWIEWSHALNKASMAGGNQETMLEEIYDQMERELMLLGVTAIEDRLQEGVPETIEILRKAGIKVWVLTGDKTETAVNVGYACKLMDPDTALIQGEELRQLLDSPSPDVCAMSKEPEVWFTGRKSVKSKTALVIAGPELEELTQNPEWGARFVNLAGQCQSVLCCRVTPAQKAEIVQMVKKYSTSITMAIGDGANDVNMIKTAHIGVGLCGVEGSQAVQNADFALAQFSFLRRLLLVHGHWSYYRVCGFLLYFLYKTTSFALVHVWYSFYNGYSAQPMYESWFITLYSTTYTSLPVQCLGIFDQDMSAKSCFSWPEFYSVGQERKLFNPLVVALTLLYSLYSSIILFFIPMGILQHSTLDFQTLAITVETSVVFTSTVEIILKTKYWTKYSFAAIVFSLVAFFLSTFVLHSTRLFTASRKDYFFLGASSNAFSSPEVWLTIFVTTCVAVLPSMTMRALDVVLTNPNKHKIHSSNEPVVLQSWFQRGTHRRRSSYAVSQGKGFGKLITTGVGLHSAAPPEDRRVTPNDLNRGSPQHARIEMNGSYRA, from the exons ATGGTTCTTACTAGTAAAACTGAGAAAG GAGTCTGTTGGGAGGTCCAAGCCAACAACCAAACTTTTCACAAGTCTTTGCGCCGCAGATCAATCCTATGTGTACGCTGGGGGCGTTATGCC GACAATGTGGTGCGAAGCTACAAATACACCCCCCTGACCTTTCTTCCCCTTAACCTGTACGAACAGTTCCAGAGAGCAGCGAACCTTTTCTTCCTGCTTATTGTAATTCTTCAG TGTATTCCTATGATCGCCACCATCCCATGGTACACCACCATGCTTCCACTGCTGTTTGTTCTGGTTGTGCGTGGATGTAAAGACTTGGCCACGGATGTG GGCCGACGTCGCAGTGATTTACAGATTAACAAGCGACCATGTGATGTACTTACACCAGAGGG ATTCAGAACGGTTAAGTGGAAAGATGTGTGTGCCGGTGACATTCTTCGGGTTCATAAAAACCAGGTCATACCT GCTGATCTGCTTCTCCTGTGCAGCACTGAGCCACACAGCCTTTGCTACGTGGAAACTGCGGACATTGACGG AGAAACCAATCTGAAGTTCCGTCAGGCTCTGACCATGACTCACACTGAGTTGAAAGCAGATCAAGCGGAGAAAGATCTGGCAGCTTTTAATG gtgTTGTCTGGTGCGAAGAGCCAAATGGTAACCTACACTCTTTCAAAGGCGAGTTGCATTGGAAAGGAGAGCGCCACCTGCTGGATGTAGACAACCTTCTGCTCAGAGGAACTGTACTGAGAAACACGGACACAGCATACGGCCTGGCTTTATACACAGGAATGGCCA GCTCGGACAGTAAAATCCTACAAAACTGTGGACATCTAATACTTAAGAAAACACAGGTGGAAATGCTGCTGAACAAAACAGTGTTGGTG ATTCTAATCTTCATGTTGACGGTGGCTCTTCTCTTGGCTATTGGGGCAGGGATTTTCGAGTTACAAGTTGCTCCTCAACTCGATGTCCTTGTTGCTCTGCAGCGAGGTTCTTCAGCTGCCTACCTTGGCTTCCTCAACTTTTGGGGATACATAATATTGCTAAGTCCTTCTATGCCAATGTCTCTCTACATAAC ATTTGAGGTGATCCACGTGGTGCACTGCCTTCTGATTGGCTGGGATTTAGAGATGTACTGGGAAGATAACGACAGCCCCGCCCAGGCCCGTACATCCACTCTGAATGAGGAACTGGGTCAGGTGGGCCACCTGCTCAGCGACAAAACAGGCACGCTCACGCAAAACCGCCTACTCTTTCGTCAGTGCTACATTAACGGAAAGATTTACG GTGACATGTCGCAGGAATGCAAG CCATTGGACTTGAGCTGGAATCGCTTTTCCTGCGGTGGATTTAAGTTTTCCGATCAGCGATTGGTGGAGAAGCTGCGTGGGCGGAGCAGTCCGGAATGTCAGGAGTTCTTCACTGCTCTGGCCCTCTGTCACACTGTTATGAGCGAGTGGAAGGATG GTTTGCCTCAGTATCAGGCTGCCTCACCGGATGAGGATGCTCTGGTGTGTGCAGCACGAGAACTCGGATGGGTGTTCCTGTCCCGCACACGTGAGACCCTCACTATCAGCGATCTGGGCACCACGAGGAACTATCAGCTCCTCGCCATCTTGGACTTCACCAGCAAGAGGAGACGCATGTCCGTGTTGG TTCGGGAACCCGGGGGTGAGTTAAAGCTGTACTGTAAAGGTGCGGATATTGTCATTCTGGAGAGGCTTCAGAAGGACCGACCGCTTCAAGAGGATACCGAGAGCGCTCTAGAT CTTTTCGCTCAGAACTGCTTGAGGACTCTCTGCGTGGCGGTACGGGTTGTGCCCGAATCCCTGTGGATTGAGTGGAGCCACGCCCTCAACAAGGCCAGCATGGCGGGGGGTAACCAAGAGACCATGCTGGAAGAGATATATGATCAAATGGAAAGAGAATTAATG CTGCTCGGCGTGACCGCCATCGAAGATCGTCTGCAGGAGGGTGTCCCCGAGACCATTGAAATCCTACGGAAGGCGGGGATTAAAGTGTGGGTGCTGACAGGAGATAAAACAG AAACCGCAGTGAATGTGGGCTACGCATGCAAACTGATGGATCCTGACACTGCCCTTATTCAAGGGGAGGAGCTTAG GCAGCTTCTTGATTCACCTTCTCCAGATGTTTGTGCCATGTCCAAAGAGCCTGAGGTCTGGTTCACTGGGAGGAAATCAGTGAAGAGCAAAACTGCGCTAGTCATCGCTGGTCCTGAACTG GAGGAGCTTACCCAAAATCCGGAGTGGGGGGCGAGGTTTGTCAATCTGGCTGGCCAGTGCCAGTCCGTGTTGTGTTGCCGCGTCACACCAGCGCAAAAAGCTGAAATAGTTCAGATGGTCAAGAAATATTCGACTTCCATCACCATGGCGATAGGAGATGGCGCCAATGACGTAAACATGATCAAAA CGGCGCATATTGGTGTTGGTCTTTGCGGTGTGGAGGGGAGTCAAGCGGTGCAGAATGCAGATTTTGCTCTTGCGCAGTTCAGCTTCCTTCGCAGGCTGCTGCTGGTGCACGGCCACTGGTCGTACTACCGCGTCTGTGGATTTCTCCTGTATTTTCTCTACAAAACCACCTCATTTGCTCTGGTTCACGTCTGGTACAGTTTCTACAATGGCTACAGTGCTCAG CCCATGTATGAAAGCTGGTTTATTACTCTCTACTCAACAACGTACACATCCTTACCTGTACAGTGCCTTGGTATTTTTGACCAG GACATGAGCGCCAAGAGCTGCTTCAGCTGGCCGGAGTTCTACTCGGTCGGACAGGAAAGGAAACTATTCAATCCGTTGGTTGTGGCCCTCACACTTCTTTACTCCTTGTATAGCTCCATTATCCTTTTCTTCATCCCTATGGGAATATTGCAGCACTCCACGCTGGATTTTCAGACTCTTGCTATTACTGTGGAAACATCGGTGGTGTTTACAAGCACCGTCGAG ATTATTCTGAAAACCAAATACTGGACCAAATACAGCTTTGCCGCCATCGTTTTTAGTTTGGTCGCATTCTTTCTGTCAACATTTGTGCTGCATAGCACACGCTTGTTTACTGCGTCACGGAAAGACTACTTTTTCCTGG GAGCGTCATCGAACGCTTTCAGCAGCCCTGAGGTTTGGCTCACCATATTCGTGACTACCTGTGTTGCTGTTCTGCCTTCGATGACCATGAGAGCCCTAGATGTTGTGTTAACAAACCCCAACAAACATAAG ATCCACAGCTCGAATGAGCCCGTCGTGCTTCAGTCGTGGTTTCAGAGAGGCACTCACCGTCGGCGTTCATCTTATGCTGTGTCTCAAGGGAAAGGCTTCGGGAAGTTAATCACTACCGGAGTTGGGCTTCACTCTGCAGCACCCCCTGAGGATAGGAGGGTTACACCAAATGATTTGAATAGAGGTTCTCCACAGCATGCACGCATAGAAATGAATGGTAGTTACAGGGCGTGA
- the si:dkey-172o19.2 gene encoding nuclear factor interleukin-3-regulated protein, whose translation MTNIEGAEHLCLPSSTGEIPASEDEPENRHSPLPRNRPSLLARRLFRLQSYHNNLVPSRRRKREMTPDEKKDALYWVKRQKNNEAAHRSREKRRLNDFMLESQLLALSEENAQLRAEVLSLQYHMGIGRSLDHPHHAMMPFHIPVSSHLKRGLAGTKASFLAERSERYQCWPHHEPCSGPSSGPSQFFSTSKMPYKNTSAPSQIRHSNDKLSEQSMLNSDSFEHNPAEVSSSNDPPSNPQPFPTQRAAALRSPSPPPPHLTQSWLLPRISHPATQHHNQMLPWASSSLRPSPLHPSWPLTTGARSLWNFNSRFSTLQYLLRSHNYEEPEMQRTLK comes from the coding sequence ATGACCAACATAGAAGGCGCTGAACATCTCTGTCTTCCGTCCTCCACTGGTGAGATCCCGGCAAGCGAAGATGAACCAGAAAATCGACATTCTCCCCTGCCACGCAACAGGCCATCCCTACTAGCACGTCGACTGTTCCGCCTGCAGTCGTACCACAATAACCTTGTACCCAGCAGACGTCGCAAGCGAGAGATGACCCCCGACGAGAAAAAAGACGCGTTGTACTGGGTCAAACGTCAAAAAAACAACGAGGCTGCCCATCGCTCCAGAGAGAAGCGACGGCTGAACGACTTCATGCTGGAAAGTCAACTTCTAGCACTCAGTGAGGAGAACGCACAGCTCAGAGCGGAGGTGTTGAGTCTGCAGTATCACATGGGGATTGGACGAAGTCTGGATCATCCACACCATGCCATGATGCCCTTCCACATCCCTGTTTCGTCCCATCTCAAGAGGGGTCTGGCTGGTACGAAAGCGTCTTTTTTGGCAGAACGGTCAGAGAGGTACCAGTGTTGGCCACATCATGAGCCCTGCTCTGGTCCATCAAGCGGCCCCTCTCAATTCTTCTCCACCTCAAAGATGCCTTATAAAAACACCAGTGCACCTTCACAGATCCGCCACTCGAACGACAAGCTATCCGAGCAGTCCATGCTCAATTCTGACTCATTTGAACACAACCCTGCGGAGGTCTCCTCAAGCAACGACCCACCAAGCAACCCGCAACCGTTTCCAACCCAGAGAGCTGCGGCTTTACGTTCCCCCTCGCCGCCCCCTCCCCATCTGACGCAAAGCTGGTTGCTCCCCCGAATAAGTCATCCCGCAACTCAACACCACAACCAGATGTTACCCTGGGCCTCATCTTCCCTACGCCCGTCTCCGCTTCATCCCAGCTGGCCGCTGACAACAGGAGCGAGGTCCCTCTGGAACTTCAACAGCAGGTTCAGCACGCTGCAGTATCTGCTGAGATCTCACAACTACGAGGAACCTGAAATGCAGAGAACTCTTAAGTGA
- the nfil3-4 gene encoding nuclear factor, interleukin 3 regulated, member 4, translating to MESALRVRWESEVEEEEMSPRGLAMRRKREFIPEEKKDAMYWEKRRKNNEAAKRSREKRRVSDYMLETRLVSLSEENARLRAELLAVKLRYGVLNPGSPYSSPQRALSHTFPTLTPQSLVSCADKDFYWGKRQDRETSNLSGNQQPPICLGTHPGSAFLPTHPMAIRRNFPYLLDLPNLHSPTTAPLLFSPHLAPPTGHWAGRPLLHPANHRILSDEEGEQQVPADCTAALPHKLRLKTQRTDNGAKSASPTPVYVSD from the coding sequence ATGGAGTCCGCTTTGAGAGTGAGATGGGAATctgaggtggaggaggaggagatgtCTCCCAGAGGTCTGGCAATGCGTCGCAAACGAGAATTCATCCCAGAGGAGAAGAAAGACGCGATGTACTGGGAGAAACGCCGCAAGAACAACGAAGCGGCCAAACGTTCGCGTGAAAAACGAAGGGTCAGCGACTACATGTTGGAGACGCGGTTGGTTTCGTTGAGCGAGGAGAACGCTCGGTTGCGAGCAGAGCTGTTGGCTGTGAAGCTTCGGTACGGTGTGCTGAATCCCGGGTCACCTTACTCCTCACCTCAGAGGGCCCTGTCTCATACGTTTCCCACCTTGACTCCACAATCTCTGGTTTCTTGCGCAGACAAAGATTTCTATTGGGGTAAAAGACAAGATAGGGAGACTTCCAACCTTTCTGGAAACCAGCAACCACCCATCTGTCTCGGTACCCATCCCGGGTCGGCATTTCTGCCCACGCACCCCATGGCTATACGAAGAAATTTCCCATATTTGCTAGACCTCCCCAACCTCCATTCTCCAACAACAGCACCTTTACTCTTTTCTCCACACCTCGCTCCGCCAACCGGTCATTGGGCGGGGCGACCCCTGCTTCATCCAGCGAATCACAGGATCTTGTCCGACGAGGAGGGTGAACAGCAGGTGCCGGCGGATTGTACTGCCGCGCTACCTCACAAACTCAGATTGAAGACGCAACGTACAGACAATGGTGCTAAATCTGCTTCGCCGACCCCAGTATATGTATCAGATTGA